The Manis javanica isolate MJ-LG chromosome 14, MJ_LKY, whole genome shotgun sequence genomic interval GGACCTCTGGAAGGCCCATCTCaccaggccctcaggcccctccctccaCAATACCCAAGCCCCTAACTTTCACCCAGGCTGGACCTCCCTTTTCCATGTATGCCCATATACTCTCTGTCGTCCCTCATCCCCAGAGATGGGGAGACCCCATTTTAGACATGCAAGAAAGAAGCTGAGAGCTTAACCCCATATCTAGGGGCTTGGCAGGAGTGGGCACCCAGTCAGATCTGTGCTGTGCCCTGGACGCAGATGCAGATATGGCTTCTCAAAGAGATAGGGCTGACACTCCACGAGGGCCTAatgccccctccccgcccccaggccAGGACAGACCCCAGCCCCctgacacacaaacacacatacacacacgcacgcgcAGGGTTTGATTCTGTGCAGGGTGCTGAGTCATCCCTGGCCCAGCTCCCCCTTCCCCAGGAAGTCCAACAAAGCCAGGAGGCTTCCGCTTTCCGGCAGCGAAGCAGCCCAGCAGGTGCCGAGGAGCTGGGAAAGGTTTTTAGTTCCAACCCTATATCAACCTCTGGAGCGCTCCTCACCCACAGAGGAGAGAAGATGGTGGACCCCTGACTGCCGCTACGGGGGACATTCAGCGAGAAAGTATTGATGACAGGCCTGGGAACCAAAGCTCCTCCCAGCTTACCACCAGGAGCTTTCTGGGAAATCCAGTGCACTGCCTAAACCCCTGTGTGTGGATCTTTTGCTCCCTGTGTGGAGAACCTCCCTTAAGAACCCAAGGGCAGACACCGACCCCTCCTcagccttctcctcctcttcagtCCCTGCCTTCAAAGGTCCGCCTTGGTTTTGATCCACTCACAATTCCAGCTGATACCCTCACATCCCTAAAACGCAGTGAGTGGGTAATCACAGGGTAGTATAGCATAAAGGGGGGGTCTACTCTGGTCCCAGTATCATTCTCTTCCTTGTGGCTCCTCACGAAACAGCCCTATTGCCTAGCTATGCTAGACTGCGTTGTGCGGGAAGGGCAGAAAGTGGAGCAGGTGGGCCCTGGGGTGAGGAGAGGAACGTGGTGGTAAGTAGTAGGTGGGTCTGGGAGGTCAGTGCTGGTATCCTAGAGACCAGCTGGTTTGGGGTTTACATACAGGGTGGAGAAGGCCCAGGAGCTGGGCAGGATGGCCTGGGAGAGCCCCCAGGTCCTCCCAGaagcatttgtctttctgcatCTTGCCTGGCTGTCTCTGGGTCTCTCCATATGGCTGTCAGCCCTTTGCCCTCTGGATCTGTCTCCCTGTCTCTTAGTTTTATCAGGTTTTACTGACTTCTAGGAAGAACACAATTGCCCATGTGGTGTAACAGTGGGCACAACACATGGCAGTGTacacacgtgtgtgcatgtgtgtggttaAGTGTGAGGATCTGCAGCAATAAGAGTCACCCCATCATGAAGACTCGCGGCATCCTGACACATGCTTACTTAACTATAAGACATACTAGGGCATATCTGTGCACTCTGatgaagtacacacacacacacacacacacaggagcacTCTGatgaagtacacacacacacacacacacacacacacacacacacacacacacacacacacacacacacacacacacacacacacacacacacacacacacacacacacacacacacacacacacacacacacacacacacacacacacacacacacacagagccaggCATCATTCTCTTTCAGTTCTCAGAGAGTGACCTCACCATCTCAACCTCCGCTGACTCACAGCCCCCATGGCCAGGGCGCCTGGCCGGAAATCTTACCCTCCCCTCCACAGCCCTTCCCTGCCTTGGGCTCCTAGAAAAGAAAGGTCGCTGCGCCCCCTGGCGGTGTCCTGGGACCCTCCCGCTCCTCCGGCCCGGCTCCACTCACGCAAGCGCACAAGACACTCTCGGGCCGCCTTGCCTGCAGCTGTCCCGCCTTCTTCTGGCCACAGCCTAGAAGACCTTCAGGTGTTTCCCCAGAGCCCAGTCTGCGTCAGGGTTGGGGACCTAGTTTCCCCATTCCTGCATCTCTGCCTTCTCTGCTGGAGGTAAACCTTCCCAGAACCCAACCCCCAGACTTGCGTTCCCTGCACACACAGCACCCTCTCAAATCTCCCTGAGGAACCTCAGAACTGGGACAAGGAGGCACCGACCTCTGGCTTCCTCCTGGGCCCTCAGCCTGTATTCCTCCCTAGATTGAACTCGTCTAGCTCTGCTCAAGCTGGGCACTCCAGCTCCTTCCAACCATCCTGACGCCCAGTCCCCATGGGCTTCTTTATTCCATGAACACTCGCTGCGCAGCTCTTCTTACAAGACACTGCTCTATCCACTGACATGCTGGGGACTCCTCAGACCTTCGGAATCTAATAAACACAGAGAGTCTCTTTATCTTGTGAGGCCCAGCCCAGTcccactttcctttctttctctcacacacagaagAATCAAACCCCTTGTGTCCAAATGCAGCTGTATTTCCTGCTGGCTTTACAGGCACTCCATCCTGCAAATCCCTTCCCTTGGAAAATAGAGAGTGGGCACAGTGCCCCCCAGGGGAATGGAGGGGACAGGATGGCTGGCAAGGAGAGGGCAGCTGAGGCACTTAGGGACTTACTCGAGGCCCTGAGGGAAAAACTTGACTCACAGAGCAGGGATGAGGGCTCAGGCTGGGCTGGAGCTGCCCAGGTAGTTCCCAGAAGTCCCTTCAGGGAATTCTGGATTCCAGCCCCACCCCTCTCATGTGGTCACTTCCTGTGATGGGAAGAGCATAGGGTGTGAGGGAGGGTTGTGGGGAGAGGGCAATGCTGGGGGCAGCAGTGGACAAGACCTTGCCCCCTAGGGACCTGGAACAGGACTGGAAGGAGGGGTCAACCGCACCTTCCAGTGCCCCAGGAGCCTCCATTGATGTCCTTCTGGGACCTTCGTTGGGTGCAGAGCTCGAGCctggggaaaacacacacactcaccctccaccctgggctcctcctccttccctctcttcttagAGCCTAACTTCTGGTGCTATTGCTCCTTGACCCCTGACCACATCAAAACACTTACCCCAGCTTAAGTGCCCAGAGTGTGGCCACAGTTCTCAGACATCAGCAACAAAAGGGACCCCAGAGCACCCAGCCACCTTCCCTTTGCCCCAGAGAGGGGCAGTGATtactccaaggtcacacagccaaggaCTGGAAGAGCTAGgcctggagcccagggctgctgctggctAGTGCCTCCCGCCTGTCTCCTCCTGGCACTCACAGGCCTACGGGGCACGCAGGAGATCTGGGGGGGCTCCCAGTGACCATCCTCCTGGCAGCGGATCAGTGGCAGGTTGCGCTGGGCCAGCCCCTCTCGGCACCGGTAACGAAGCACTGTGTGCACCTCATAGCGCGGTCGTGGGCGGCCAGACACTTGAGCCAGGGGCAACTCCGGTGGGGGCCCACAGGACACTGCAGGGGGGACACAGTCAGGAGCTAGGAGCCTGGCTCTGTGGGTGACAGTTCTCGGAAGAGGGATGAAAAAAGCAGGGATTTTGAGAGGACCACCTAATTTGTTATCCCTCCACGGCTATGGCCTGGCACCCATTCCGACTCCTCtgtgcagctctgccccctcctTCTAGGCACACATCGGTTCTCAGCCTCCACCCCTCCGCCCGTTGCCACCCTCACCCAGCCCCATCTTGCAGGTGTAGGACAGGTGGTAGTTGCAAGGCACATCACTCCATTGTCCCTGATCGTGCCACACCATGACCACGCAGTTCTCTCCAGACAGGAAGTAGCTGTCAGGCTGCCCGGGGTTCCAGTTCTCATAGAGCTGGGGGGACAGGGATGGAGAAGGTAGCGAGGGGCTCTGACACCAGGTGCACTTGGAGGAATGAGGAGAGGGAGGCTGTGGGCCAAGAGGCTGGGGAGcccaggaaggaagaaggagaggtCAGGGACTTTGGGGGAAGGAATCGTGGGGACCAGAAAAGAAGCGAGAGGgacaaggaagggaagagggcgcagaggagggaaggggcaggagaaagggaaggggccaggagaaggggagggagggatggggtcGCTGGGGCGGTCGGCGAAATTGCCTTGAAGTCGCGACCTGACAGTGTGAGGGGCGGCCGAGCCTCTCACCAGGGGGACGCCGTCTGACCACAGGAAATCGCCTTCTATGGTCCTGTCATTGAGCCCGATCCACTGGTACTCCCGGTATCGATCTGGGGGAGAACCGCAGGAAGACGAGGGTGCGCAGTGAGCTCCACTGCCAGCAGGTGGCGGCCACTCCCCGCCACCCGGCAGTCTGCGGGGGACCGCGAGGAAGCCCCTCCCGCGATCCCAGATCCGCGCTCCCCTCTTTTCATCCCTCTCCCCAACCTCTGCGCACCGGCTTGATGGAAGGCAGGgacggggctgggggtgggggaaatgccACCAGGGCTAGAAACTGAAAGCTGGGAAAAGAGTAAAAACTCGCAAGGAGGTCAGAGTCGAGGGAAGCAGATGAAGGTAGGAGGGCCTGCAGGTGCGGAGGGACGGAAGGCCCCCTCCCAAGCCACCCCGcacccccagcccagcagccACCTGGCTGATGCAGGTGCATTTCCTGAGCAAACCTCAGCCCTCCCCTGCCTGAAGCCACACTAGCCATgtgtggggtgggaaggagggagacagagggagaagtgaatgaatgaatgaatgaatgaatgaggtaaaCCAAGGAACGAGTACCTGAATTAATGAATAAGGGAATTAATTAACTAGCACACTCACTCTTTAATTAATTGATTGGTTAGTGAGTGATGAGAGAGAGAGCAGATGACAGGGTCCCCGTCAGCCCCGTCCCCAGCCCACTGTTGATGAAGTCCTGTTCCTCAGGCGTGCTGATGCTGGCCAGGTGCGCCCCGTACATTCGGCACCGGGTCTCTGCCTCCTGCCAGCTCCTTCGTGTAGAAAAGTGCTTGTAGCAGGCGCCCTGGAAGGCGTCCCAGCCCGGGCTGCAGAAGTGGAGGCCTGGGGCACAGAAGGGCAGGTGACTTAGGTGGAAGGACCCTGGGACCCAGACAGGCCAGGCTCCCTGGAAGGGGGCTTTTTCCCACCACTACAGACCATAGAAGCAGAGCTAAAGGGCAGTAAAGTGGTGCCAAAGGTAGGGCATGAGGGGTGAGGAGGAGTCCAGTGGGGCCCTAGGGCAGAGGACCTTGGTGCCTTCCTTCAGTGAGTCACAGGGACCAGGGTGAGGTCTGGAGTCTAGGCTTGGGTCTCTGCAATCCTCTCTCCTACAGAATGGCTGtaccctcctctcctcccaggaGAATGGAAACTGGCAGGTATTGACTGCCTACCAAATACCAGGAGTATGCTAAGCACTCCTCTCACAGGACCCCCTGAGAAAGCTATTTTTGGTTCCactaacagatgaggaaagtgagggtagggttcagagaggttatgtgATTTGCCTAAATGGGGGAATGTGGGTTCATCAAAGATAAGGCCAAAACCTGTGCCACCCTCTCCCTTGGGAACTAGCACGTTGTGACACATGTTGTGAGTCCAGGCTTCAGATctacccccacccaccctgccccacaaCACACTCACCGATATTGCACAGGTCCCCCCCATAGCCAGGCAAACACAGGCAGCggaccccctcctcctcctccaagcATGTCCCACCAttgtggcaggggctggggacacaGTCACCTGGCAGGAAGAGAAGTGAGATGGGGGGAGCAGGAGAGCGCATCTCTGCATCCGAGGCCTCCAGGAGTGGGTTCAGAGTCCCCAGTCCTGACCTCCTTGTCTTAGTTCTAGGTCTTTTCCCCACCCcgcccctcctccccatcccccaactTCAGCACTGACTCGGCCCTACGCTGGTTATTGTCACGCCTGCCAGTGTGGGCCTAGTCCAACAGGCACTGGAGGAAGTGACCAGGAAGGCCCTCAGGACCCAGCGCCACCAAGAGGCAAGATACCGGGCTGTCAGTCATGAGACCTGGACTCTTATCTGGCTCTTGGACGTGCTGGGTGACACTGGGAGATCACTTTACTACTCTGGGACTGGAGTTCAGTCCCCCACCCCTTGTCTTTGTGCCAGTGCCAGGTCCCAGCCCAGTCTGGTATAGACTAGGTGGGCAGGGCGGacctggaggggagaggagaggagagtcaCCATAGCAACAGTGAGATGTGACCTGCCCTTAACTGCTCTGGGGCCCGATACTGGGGTGGTCCAGGTGGGAGCTAACCATTCCTCCTGCCGTCCGCTGGGCAGAGGCAGCCCCAGAAACTGTTAGTGAAGATCCacttccctctctgtgcctccaacCCAACCCCAGGAACTACGCTGCAGCGGCTCCCTCTGTCCTGCCGTCATCACCATCAGGCCCCTTTGCTTCCCTTCTCATCTCCCCAGACTCTTCCCCCTTGCCAGGCTCCCCTTCCCCGCTCCATTTCCAGCCTTCTGCAGGTCCCCCAGCCTAGAAATCCCTTCAATCCAtcttgctccctctggctcccccTCCTCCAGGTAGTCCTCTTAGACTAACACACTTCACTGAAGGCCTGCCATCTGCAGTCTGAGCCCAGCTCTGTCTGGCAAGGCCATCTGCCTTCTCCTCCTGGGCTCGATCCTCTCTGGgtcctggggtgggaggtggcagCTCTTAGGCTGGCCCTGGGTGCCAGAAGGGCTGACAGATTCGACTTCGTTCTGCTCCAGATGACCCAGGGGAAGATGGCACCACAGACAGACACAGTGCAGGCCGGAGCTCTCAGCCCTGGGATGTGGAACACCCCTGGGCGGGACTCCTTAGATTGTGCCATCAGCCTTTAGCAGCCAAGGGCAAAGCCCACAGTGCTTCACTCTGGCCTGAGAACTCACTGCCTGGGGGGAGATGGGCATCAGAGcagaggtggggggaggagaAGCTGGAGTTGATTCAAAGAATCTTGCTGGATGCCCTAGCTGTTTTGGGTAAAATGAATCAGCTGTTCCAGCACCACTACCCTGTCATCTTCCCTCCTGCCAAACTGGTAGTTCTATTTCCTGGGCAAAGGTGAGGAGGGGAGGTGTTTTATTTAACCCATTAAGCACCAGTTCCCACAGAGGGTAAGTCTCCTGAACCCCCTTCCACTCCTCACACTTTCCTGCTCCTCCTGTTgtcctctctgctcctctgtcCAACCCCCAACCCTAAGGGATAGAGACCCTCAAACCTGGTGCCTGGTTCCCTACCCAGGCCATAAGTCCCTCCCCTGGCTGTGGGCTGCAGAACCTGAATCAGCACAGGCAGAGTTGGGTGGAGAGACTCCTTGTGGAACTTTCTGgtcctccttcctcccactctTTGGGCTGGCTACTATACACAATTaagttttcttttccctcttgctGCAATGGTGTGTGAGAGGGTCCTTCACTCATCCTCCGTGGGCGGTAACTAAGACATGGCAGGCACTTCCTATgctgctcctctccctgctcctcgcAGTGCTCAACCCCAAGGCCAGCTGGACAGGAGACAATCGTTGAAATGGGTGAGCCTGGGTGTGATGCAGGGGCCTCTAGCCCACCTGGGCCATCTGGGACTCGGAGGATCCCGGCCTTTTCCAGGGGTGTCCACTGGCAAGCCCAACCTTCCCCGAATAGGTAGGACTTCTCTCAGGCCCCAGAACCTAACCCCTCATTCCTCTTTAGTCCCTCTCCATCCTCGTCCCCTGCTTTGTATCTTCTCCAACATTAGAGACCTTGAGATCCTTTGGATTCAGGGAGGAGGGTGAATCCATTCTTCCTAGGGGGCTGAGTGGTCATTAGTGCAGGGGTTAGTGGAGGAGGGGGATGCTGAGGGCAGCGGGGACGAGTGCTAGATAAAACCCACCCGCTGAGATGCTAGGAACAGGGCCCCGGGACACCTGGACCGCAGGGACCAGTCTCTAAAAGGGACTTTTTCAGTCACTGCTCTGTATGCATCGCTCTATACGGGAGCCATCAAGATGGATcagaaatgaacacacacacagggcACACTCCGGGTTGCAGAGGCTTCTCCCCATCAGGGGTGAGGGACTACAACTCCCAGTACTCTTGCAGACTGATTCGCAATGACTTCTCTGAGGTAATGCAAACAGTCAGATTTGGGGTCGCAGCAGTCAGGCAAGAAAGTGGGTaggagaagaagaggagaagggaaCAGCAAGGGGCTGTTACACTGCTAGGACAGGAAAGcttgcagatgagaaaaacacacagacacagagaaagagaggagagagatggtaCCAAAAAGAAGCACCAAAGAGCTACCCATGACACAAATCCATGGACTGAAATGGGCAGACAGCTGAGGGGAGAGACAGAGGGTGCCAGATATTGGTTATAAAGAGGTTTAATAGAGATTTATTTCCAAGGCTTGTTTTCCatgaaacagtttttaaaaatacttcacagAAGTAGTTGCTTAAGGCTCTGTAGGAGTAAGGACTCTCCTAGACCCCAGAGgatgaggggcagggagggaaccCCAGGCTTCCCTGCTATCAGTGGGGGTGGCTGCAGGGGCTGCAGGTGGCAcacaggagagggaagggagcagTGTAAGAGGGGCCTGGGACCCGAAGAGTGCAATAGGTGACAGGGTACCCTATCCCATGAGCCAGTAAGATGTGAGTTACAGGTGGAGAGCTGAGAGTATGGAAGAGTCCCAGGTGGTCAGTGGTGGGACTGGGGTCCCAGGGTGAGGGCTTCAGAAACAGGGAGAGGGTCACAGGATGGGAGTCATGGAGCTGGGGATGATGGTGTGAGGGATCAGAATGCTGGGATGGAGGTCACAGGTGGGGCATCCAAGTTCGGAAAACTACAGGTAGAGGTGGGTAGGATAAAGACGGCAAAGGACAAGAGAGGCTGGGGCAATGGTGGGTTAAAGGACCACAGGTCAGGTGCACCAGAGCtgcagggagagaaggagaaagacagcagtTGAGCCTTGGGCACAGTTACCTGGTGAGGGGGCCACGGCCACTCCGCCTTGGCCAGCGCTGTCAGTGGGCAGCACCGGCTGGGCCCGAACTGAGGTCCCTGCTGGGACAGTTCTTCCAGAATTCTCTTCAGAGGGGGCCTCCGGGTCCCCGGGACCCTCAGGGGCCCTTGTGGCTGGAAGCAGGAGAGGAGACTCCTCGGAGCTCCCTGTCTCCTCACTCTCTCCTTGAGGGACCCCAGACAGCTCAGGACCCCCAGTCTCCTCCCCAACCTCTCTTGCCCCAGCTGGAGTGAAAGGCGGTGGGGGTGCCAGGCTCCCCTCCCTGGGAGTGGGCAGAGTCTCAGTGGGTGGTCCAAGGACCCCTGGAGGCCTAGGGGCCTCTGGCTCTCCATCAGGTGGTGGTGATGCATCACGCTGTAGGACTGCCCTTGTCAGCAGCGGGGTTGCCTCAGAAAGTGATTCCTCTAGGGCCGGCTCAGTGGGGAGATAGGGCTCTTCATCCAGGCTGCTGAGCTCGCTGGGCCAGGCCCACAGGGCCTCatcttccacctcctcctcttcttcctcatcctctttctcttcatccttgtATTTCTCATCTTCCTCCAACACCTTGTCTTCCTCTTCTGAGGACCCCAAGGGAGGTACAATGGTTTGGGTTTTGAATTCTAGACAAAGCACAGATGGTTCAGCACCAGGGACAGCACCCACCAGGGGCCTGAAAGCAGGAAGGGGGACGGCAAGaaaggcagggctgggggtgtgAGGCTTGGGGCCAGAGGGAAGAGCCTGTCCTGGGAGAGCTGTCTTTGCTCCAAACTGAAAGAACTTCAACTTGAGCTGCAATGTTCAGGCAACACTTGGGAAGGTTCTGTGAGCTGTCCCCAGGGAAACACGGTCATTGCATCTCCCTCTCCTAGCCTGTTAAAATTCTCTAGTCTATTTTGGGTAGGTGAGGAAGAGGAGGGACCAAAAAAAGAGGCCCCTCCTTCCCAGAAGGCAGCTCCTTAGTCCAAGCATCTCCAGACCCAGAGAGTTTGGAGTGGAATTTGCTGGAAAGGCAAAGGTTGGAGAGAGACAAGAGAGATGCCCTGCACACTGAGCTGCTGAGAAATGACAGGGCAGAGTCATGCCACCATAACCCCAGCCCTAA includes:
- the BCAN gene encoding brevican core protein isoform X6; translation: MIPPSACSMAPLFLPLLATLALAQVPAALADALERDSSEDRAFRVRIAGTAPLQGVLGGTLTIPCHVHYLRPLPGRRAVLGSPRVKWTFLSGGREAEVLVARGLRVKVSEAYRFRVALPAYPASLTNVSLALSELRPNDSGIYRCEVQHGIDDSSDAVEVKVKGVVFLYREGSARYAFSFSGAQEACARIGARIATPEQLYAAYLGGYEQCDAGWLSDQTVRYPIQTPREACYGDMDGFPGVRNYGVVDPDDLYDVYCYAEDLNGDWGELFLGAPPDKLTLEEARAYCRERGAEIATTGQLYAAWDGGLDRCSPGWLADGSVRYPIVTPSRRCGGGLPGVKTLFLFPNQTGFPNRHSRFNVYCFRDSAQPSAIPEVSNPASDLASDGLEAIVTVTETLEELQLPQGAVESESRGAIYSIPIVEDGGGGSSTPEDPAEAPRTLLEFKTQTIVPPLGSSEEEDKVLEEDEKYKDEEKEDEEEEEEVEDEALWAWPSELSSLDEEPYLPTEPALEESLSEATPLLTRAVLQRDASPPPDGEPEAPRPPGVLGPPTETLPTPREGSLAPPPPFTPAGAREVGEETGGPELSGVPQGESEETGSSEESPLLLPATRAPEGPGDPEAPSEENSGRTVPAGTSVRAQPVLPTDSAGQGGVAVAPSPGDCVPSPCHNGGTCLEEEEGVRCLCLPGYGGDLCNIGLHFCSPGWDAFQGACYKHFSTRRSWQEAETRCRMYGAHLASISTPEEQDFINNRYREYQWIGLNDRTIEGDFLWSDGVPLLYENWNPGQPDSYFLSGENCVVMVWHDQGQWSDVPCNYHLSYTCKMGLVSCGPPPELPLAQVSGRPRPRYEVHTVLRYRCREGLAQRNLPLIRCQEDGHWEPPQISCVPRRPARALHPTKVPEGHQWRLLGHWKVRLTPPSSPVPGP
- the BCAN gene encoding brevican core protein isoform X3, producing the protein MSERWSYVPMEQPAVPPSACSMAPLFLPLLATLALAQVPAALADALERDSSEDRAFRVRIAGTAPLQGVLGGTLTIPCHVHYLRPLPGRRAVLGSPRVKWTFLSGGREAEVLVARGLRVKVSEAYRFRVALPAYPASLTNVSLALSELRPNDSGIYRCEVQHGIDDSSDAVEVKVKGVVFLYREGSARYAFSFSGAQEACARIGARIATPEQLYAAYLGGYEQCDAGWLSDQTVRYPIQTPREACYGDMDGFPGVRNYGVVDPDDLYDVYCYAEDLNGDWGELFLGAPPDKLTLEEARAYCRERGAEIATTGQLYAAWDGGLDRCSPGWLADGSVRYPIVTPSRRCGGGLPGVKTLFLFPNQTGFPNRHSRFNVYCFRDSAQPSAIPEVSNPASDLASDGLEAIVTVTETLEELQLPQGAVESESRGAIYSIPIVEDGGGGSSTPEDPAEAPRTLLEFKTQTIVPPLGSSEEEDKVLEEDEKYKDEEKEDEEEEEEVEDEALWAWPSELSSLDEEPYLPTEPALEESLSEATPLLTRAVLQRDASPPPDGEPEAPRPPGVLGPPTETLPTPREGSLAPPPPFTPAGAREVGEETGGPELSGVPQGESEETGSSEESPLLLPATRAPEGPGDPEAPSEENSGRTVPAGTSVRAQPVLPTDSAGQGGVAVAPSPGDCVPSPCHNGGTCLEEEEGVRCLCLPGYGGDLCNIGLHFCSPGWDAFQGACYKHFSTRRSWQEAETRCRMYGAHLASISTPEEQDFINNRYREYQWIGLNDRTIEGDFLWSDGVPLLYENWNPGQPDSYFLSGENCVVMVWHDQGQWSDVPCNYHLSYTCKMGLVSCGPPPELPLAQVSGRPRPRYEVHTVLRYRCREGLAQRNLPLIRCQEDGHWEPPQISCVPRRPARALHPTKVPEGHQWRLLGHWKVRLTPPSSPVPGP
- the BCAN gene encoding brevican core protein isoform X7, whose protein sequence is MAPLFLPLLATLALAQVPAALADALERDSSEDRAFRVRIAGTAPLQGVLGGTLTIPCHVHYLRPLPGRRAVLGSPRVKWTFLSGGREAEVLVARGLRVKVSEAYRFRVALPAYPASLTNVSLALSELRPNDSGIYRCEVQHGIDDSSDAVEVKVKGVVFLYREGSARYAFSFSGAQEACARIGARIATPEQLYAAYLGGYEQCDAGWLSDQTVRYPIQTPREACYGDMDGFPGVRNYGVVDPDDLYDVYCYAEDLNGDWGELFLGAPPDKLTLEEARAYCRERGAEIATTGQLYAAWDGGLDRCSPGWLADGSVRYPIVTPSRRCGGGLPGVKTLFLFPNQTGFPNRHSRFNVYCFRDSAQPSAIPEVSNPASDLASDGLEAIVTVTETLEELQLPQGAVESESRGAIYSIPIVEDGGGGSSTPEDPAEAPRTLLEFKTQTIVPPLGSSEEEDKVLEEDEKYKDEEKEDEEEEEEVEDEALWAWPSELSSLDEEPYLPTEPALEESLSEATPLLTRAVLQRDASPPPDGEPEAPRPPGVLGPPTETLPTPREGSLAPPPPFTPAGAREVGEETGGPELSGVPQGESEETGSSEESPLLLPATRAPEGPGDPEAPSEENSGRTVPAGTSVRAQPVLPTDSAGQGGVAVAPSPGDCVPSPCHNGGTCLEEEEGVRCLCLPGYGGDLCNIGLHFCSPGWDAFQGACYKHFSTRRSWQEAETRCRMYGAHLASISTPEEQDFINNRYREYQWIGLNDRTIEGDFLWSDGVPLLYENWNPGQPDSYFLSGENCVVMVWHDQGQWSDVPCNYHLSYTCKMGLVSCGPPPELPLAQVSGRPRPRYEVHTVLRYRCREGLAQRNLPLIRCQEDGHWEPPQISCVPRRPARALHPTKVPEGHQWRLLGHWKVRLTPPSSPVPGP
- the BCAN gene encoding brevican core protein isoform X8 — protein: MEWRVLLGRTRRWRRGVPPSACSMAPLFLPLLATLALAQVPAALADALERDSSEDRAFRVRIAGTAPLQGVLGGTLTIPCHVHYLRPLPGRRAVLGSPRVKWTFLSGGREAEVLVARGLRVKVSEAYRFRVALPAYPASLTNVSLALSELRPNDSGIYRCEVQHGIDDSSDAVEVKVKGVVFLYREGSARYAFSFSGAQEACARIGARIATPEQLYAAYLGGYEQCDAGWLSDQTVRYPIQTPREACYGDMDGFPGVRNYGVVDPDDLYDVYCYAEDLNDSAQPSAIPEVSNPASDLASDGLEAIVTVTETLEELQLPQGAVESESRGAIYSIPIVEDGGGGSSTPEDPAEAPRTLLEFKTQTIVPPLGSSEEEDKVLEEDEKYKDEEKEDEEEEEEVEDEALWAWPSELSSLDEEPYLPTEPALEESLSEATPLLTRAVLQRDASPPPDGEPEAPRPPGVLGPPTETLPTPREGSLAPPPPFTPAGAREVGEETGGPELSGVPQGESEETGSSEESPLLLPATRAPEGPGDPEAPSEENSGRTVPAGTSVRAQPVLPTDSAGQGGVAVAPSPGDCVPSPCHNGGTCLEEEEGVRCLCLPGYGGDLCNIGLHFCSPGWDAFQGACYKHFSTRRSWQEAETRCRMYGAHLASISTPEEQDFINNRYREYQWIGLNDRTIEGDFLWSDGVPLLYENWNPGQPDSYFLSGENCVVMVWHDQGQWSDVPCNYHLSYTCKMGLVSCGPPPELPLAQVSGRPRPRYEVHTVLRYRCREGLAQRNLPLIRCQEDGHWEPPQISCVPRRPARALHPTKVPEGHQWRLLGHWKVRLTPPSSPVPGP
- the BCAN gene encoding brevican core protein isoform X2, with translation MEWRVLLGRTRRWRRGVPPSACSMAPLFLPLLATLALAQVPAALADALERDSSEDRAFRVRIAGTAPLQGVLGGTLTIPCHVHYLRPLPGRRAVLGSPRVKWTFLSGGREAEVLVARGLRVKVSEAYRFRVALPAYPASLTNVSLALSELRPNDSGIYRCEVQHGIDDSSDAVEVKVKGVVFLYREGSARYAFSFSGAQEACARIGARIATPEQLYAAYLGGYEQCDAGWLSDQTVRYPIQTPREACYGDMDGFPGVRNYGVVDPDDLYDVYCYAEDLNAGELFLGAPPDKLTLEEARAYCRERGAEIATTGQLYAAWDGGLDRCSPGWLADGSVRYPIVTPSRRCGGGLPGVKTLFLFPNQTGFPNRHSRFNVYCFRDSAQPSAIPEVSNPASDLASDGLEAIVTVTETLEELQLPQGAVESESRGAIYSIPIVEDGGGGSSTPEDPAEAPRTLLEFKTQTIVPPLGSSEEEDKVLEEDEKYKDEEKEDEEEEEEVEDEALWAWPSELSSLDEEPYLPTEPALEESLSEATPLLTRAVLQRDASPPPDGEPEAPRPPGVLGPPTETLPTPREGSLAPPPPFTPAGAREVGEETGGPELSGVPQGESEETGSSEESPLLLPATRAPEGPGDPEAPSEENSGRTVPAGTSVRAQPVLPTDSAGQGGVAVAPSPGDCVPSPCHNGGTCLEEEEGVRCLCLPGYGGDLCNIGLHFCSPGWDAFQGACYKHFSTRRSWQEAETRCRMYGAHLASISTPEEQDFINNRYREYQWIGLNDRTIEGDFLWSDGVPLLYENWNPGQPDSYFLSGENCVVMVWHDQGQWSDVPCNYHLSYTCKMGLVSCGPPPELPLAQVSGRPRPRYEVHTVLRYRCREGLAQRNLPLIRCQEDGHWEPPQISCVPRRPARALHPTKVPEGHQWRLLGHWKVRLTPPSSPVPGP